Proteins encoded within one genomic window of Scheffersomyces stipitis CBS 6054 chromosome 3, complete sequence:
- a CDS encoding Ngg1p-interaction factor — translation MSKVAVSRAVKAVQKFYPIALADKTWDNTGLLLDSSSDNIKSDQLNILLTIDLTQSVAEEAVKKSANFIVAYHPFIFRGLKSITTKDPQQRSLIKLIQNNISVYSPHTAVDSAYGGVNDYLVDGITYGFDIQSREAIEKDENAQDCGMGRIVTLKKPAPLSKLIGNVKCSLGLKYVQIARGSGTSKDHEVSTIAICAGAGGSVFKGIKADLYFTGELSHHEALYFTESGSSIITTNHSNTERAFLKVIKKQLSETLQDANVFVSETDRDPYELA, via the exons ATGTCTAAGGTAGCAGTATCAAGAGCTGTGAAGGCTG TTCAGAAGTTCTATCCAATCGCATTGGCCGATAAAACCTGGGATAATACTGGGTTGTTACTCGATTCAAGTTCTGATAATATTAAATCGGATCAACTCAATATACTCCTCACAATTGACTTGACTCAATCTGTTGCCGAAGAGGCCGTCAAGAAAAGTGCCAATTTTATCGTGGCTTACCACccattcatcttcagagGATTGAAGAGCATTACAACGAAAGATCCTCAACAAAGATCGCTTATTAAACTAATCCAGAATAACATTAGTGTATACTCCCCACATACAGCAGTAGATAGTGCCTATGGCGGGGTCAATGACTACTTGGTAGATGGAATAACTTACGGATTCGATATTCAATCTagagaagcaattgaaaaggatGAAAATGCTCAAGATTGCGGGATGGGCCGTATAGTTactttgaagaaaccaGCTCCCCTTTCTAAGCTAATTGGAAACGTTAAATGCAGTTTGGGTTTGAAATATGTTCAAATTGCTCGGGGTAGTGGCACATCTAAAGACCATGAAGTCTCCACCATTGCTATCTGTGCTGGCGCGGGAGGCTCTGTATTCAAAGGAATCAAGGCAGACTTATACTTTACAGGAGAATTGTCACATCACGAAGCCTTGTATTTCACGGAGTCAGGATCATCAATTATCACAACTAACCACTCCAACACCGAACGAGCATTCCTAAAAGTCATTAAGAAGCAATTGTCAGAGACCTTGCAAGACGCCAATGTGTTTGTAAGTGAAACCGACAGGGACCCATATGAATTGGCATAA
- a CDS encoding predicted protein, with amino-acid sequence MVKTEPQNLRLYDLEGCLPSYNVKSTIVQCVGTDYVFLYGGFDDMDILDSNVYLLNLKTKTWEVDDKHDGLYREGHSAVYISNGNILVFGGVPYDEFPVPSVTRQRTAPATFRKDSLMMIYNIYDRKWIGPPPFALDNAPSSRSRHACCLSPDHSKLYVSGGLVKSAPLDDLYCYDLTSGSWSGPIRFVSRFDHFITVYGDKLYSFGGLDKDMNHVKDTITFYSFKNHTIGQISIIQKPESSTILGKEDELNSEFDSHSTYNPNDCERLYVDSVINSSIILDISLPSWSATSGGLIISNFDLDDFETQETFNIRNIAMIYNRANKIDVMNYSWKETFVKENGTLYLLGTNFNSTNVVPDTANATADSIPGEDGTTDGMDEMENEEASGIAKLGALFEMKLSDLGIPFRKNISLEKSQIQSSIPLSMDYERFLLSEQFTDFEIVTLADEEDRDKYQESFSITESDPSSIKIVKVHKAILLSRWPHFQRLIAIGMAETVSNKMFIPEPHRWVKGLLYYLYVGTINVDSYVHGPYTILDYLGLSMLANMYELPDLRTLAMHKLFKLFDQLQLSFDAQNDEMISILLKLWRELSFANEIVLRVKVMDMIRRYWATITRSKPFFSLSKDEIVKLCQDSSD; translated from the coding sequence ATGGTGAAGACTGAACCCCAGAATTTGCGTCTCTATGACCTTGAGGGATGTCTCCCTTCCTACAACGTGAAATCCACAATTGTACAATGTGTTGGCACTGACTATGTGTTTCTATATGGTGGTTTCGATGATATGGATATTTTGGATAGCAATGTGTACttattgaacttgaagaccAAGACCTGGGAGGTGGACGATAAGCATGATGGTTTATATAGAGAGGGTCATCTGGCTGTCTATATAAGCAATGGCAATATTTTAGTGTTCGGAGGTGTACCATACGATGAGTTTCCAGTACCTTCAGTTACTCGTCAAAGAACTGCTCCTGCAACGTTTCGAAAAGATAGTTTGATGATGATCTACAACATATACGACAGGAAATGGATCGGACCTCCACCTTTTGCGCTTGATAATGCGCCATCTTCGAGATCAAGACATGCGTGCTGTCTTTCTCCGGACCATTCAAAGCTATACGTAAGCGGAGGACTTGTTAAGTCTGCTCCATTGGATGATTTATATTGCTATGACTTGACTTCTGGTTCGTGGCTGGGTCCAATAAGATTCGTATCTCGTTTTGATCATTTCATAACAGTATATGGCGATAAGCTATATTCATTTGGAGGTTTGGATAAGGACATGAACCATGTCAAAGACACAATTACTTTCTATTCATTTAAGAATCATACTATTGGCCAAATCTCCATAATACAAAAACCAGAGTCATCCACTATACTAGGGAAGGAGGACGAGCTCAACCTGGAGTTTGATTCTCATAGCACATACAATCCAAATGATTGCGAACGTCTATACGTCGACTCAGTCATTAATCTGTCTATCATATTGGATATTTCTCTACCTTCCTGGAGTGCTACATCTGGTGGGTTGATCATATCTAATTTCGATCTTGATGACTTCGAAACTCAAGAAACATTTAATATTCGTAATATTGCCATGATCTACAATAGAGCTAACAAGATCGACGTCATGAACTATTCATGGAAAGAAACATTTgtcaaagaaaatggaaccttgtacttgttggggacaaacttcaacagTACAAATGTGGTTCCTGATACAGCGAATGCAACAGCAGATTCAATACCTGGCGAAGATGGCACCACTGATGGCATGGACGAAAtggaaaacgaagaagCATCGGGCATAGCTAAGTTAGGTGCTCTTTTTGAGATGAAATTGAGTGATCTCGGAATACCATTCCGCAAAAATATTAGCCTCGAGAAAAGTCAAATCCAGAGTAGTATTCCATTATCAATGGATTACGAGAGGTTTCTTTTGAGCGAGCAATTCACTGATTTCGAGATTGTAACTTTGGccgatgaagaagatagagaTAAATATCAAGAATCTTTCTCTATAACGGAACTGGACCCTTCAAGTATCAAAATTGTAAAGGTTCATAAGGCAATTCTATTATCCAGGTGGCCCCATTTTCAAAGATTAATTGCAATTGGGATGGCAGAAACAGTTCTGAATAAGATGTTTATTCCTGAACCACATCGTTGGGTCAAAGGATTGCTTTATTACTTGTACGTTGGAACAATAAATGTTGATTCTTATGTTCATGGGCCATATACAATATTGGATTACCTAGGTTTGTCAATGCTTGCAAATATGTACGAGCTTCCAGATTTGAGGACTTTGGCGATGCACAAATTGTTCAAACTATTcgaccaacttcaactatCATTTGACGCGCAGAACGATGAGatgatttcaatattgcTTAAGCTCTGGCGGGAATTATCCTTTGCAAACGAAATCGTCCTTCGTGTGAAAGTTATGGATATGATAAGAAGATACTGGGCTACTATTACTCGGTCAAAGCCATTCTTCTCGTTGTCCAAGGATGAAATAGTAAAACTTTGCCAAGATTCAAGTGAT